A single Lolium perenne isolate Kyuss_39 chromosome 6, Kyuss_2.0, whole genome shotgun sequence DNA region contains:
- the LOC127310704 gene encoding UPF0481 protein At3g47200-like has product MKGVSDYGASESEQPPNIYKVPEEMKNSHKEAYNPIVVWIGLFNGDNETTRRGVIRGYKWCCMRKLISRHHLLQEPEWTPVLLRRCLEALEGVLPRIISSYVLRHHQVKYDHGLRQSILSIMLRDGCFILHRLIKYARIAKREAANPTGSGASNNIEEDDDWTQVFGRCWVWGFVTCDLLLLENQIPFFVVQKLFQQLRTDPDESSDVLVDGALRLFRSLRPQKLHSSAIAGRDVHHLLHLFYLSIGLPEEAVPATHDDGRRHAVPLSELPQWIPSARELEEAGVKFRTRKDAKSFLNLRFHGGVMEIPELELYDYSEPLFRNLIAFEQTYPFTPGHVTAYAIFMDCLVTSPEDMRLLHLSGVLVNQMNGERDAVGFFSRLCAEAHLASDHNYLAGVILEINRYQRSRWPRWRAALVRNYFSNPWVVISLFAAIFLLAVTMMQLDKPLDTAKLCFFVF; this is encoded by the coding sequence ATGAAGGGCGTTTCAGACTACGGCGCCTCCGAGTCGGAGCAGCCACCAAACATCTACAAAGTCCCTGAGGAGATGAAAAACAGTCACAAGGAGGCCTACAACCCGATTGTCGTCTGGATCGGCTTGTTCAACGGCGACAATGAGACCACGCGCCGTGGCGTCATTCGGGGCTACAAATGGTGCTGCATGCGTAAGCTAATCAGCAGGCATCACCTTCTCCAAGAGCCAGAATGGACGCCCGTACTTCTGCGGCGGTGCCTGGAAGCCTTGGAGGGTGTCCTTCCGCGTATCATTTCATCCTATGTCCTACGCCACCATCAGGTAAAGTATGACCATGGTTTAAGGCAGTCGATCCTGAGCATCATGCTGCGGGATGGATGCTTCATCCTCCACCGCCTGATCAAGTACGCACGCATCGCCAAGAGAGAAGCTGCTAATCCCACAGGAAGTGGCGCCAGTAACAAcatcgaggaggacgacgactggaCCCAGGTGTTCGGGAGGTGCTGGGTGTGGGGATTCGTCACGTGCGACCTGCTGCTGCTCGAGAACCAGATCCCTTTCTTCGTTGTGCAGAAGCTTTTTCAGCAGCTCCGGACAGACCCTGACGAGAGCAGCGACGTCCTTGTGGACGGTGCCCTCCGGCTCTTCCGCTCCCTCCGGCCACAGAAGCTGCACTCCTCGGCCATCGCCGGCCGTGACGTGCACCACCTCCTGCACCTCTTCTACCTCTCCATCGGTCTACCCGAAGAAGCGGTGCCAGCGACCCATGACGACGGGCGCAGGCATGCTGTACCTCTGTCGGAGCTCCCGCAGTGGATACCGTCTGCCAGGGAGCTCGAGGAGGCCGGCGTAAAGTTCCGCACAAGGAAAGACGCGAAGAGCTTCCTCAACCTAAGGTTTCACGGCGGGGTCATGGAGATCCCTGAGCTGGAGCTGTATGACTACAGCGAGCCCCTGTTCCGCAACCTCATCGCCTTCGAGCAGACCTACCCCTTCACACCTGGCCATGTCACTGCCTACGCCATCTTCATGGACTGCCTCGTCACCTCGCCAGAGGACATGAGGCTGCTGCACCTCAGCGGCGTGCTGGTGAACCAGATGAATGGCGAGCGGGATGCGGTAGGGTTCTTTAGCCGCCTCTGTGCGGAGGCCCACCTGGCTTCCGACCACAACTACCTCGCCGGTGTGATCCTGGAGATAAACAGATACCAGCGGTCCAGGTGGCCCAGGTGGCGTGCCGCTCTCGTGCGGAACTACTTCAGCAACCCGTGGGTGGTCATATCCCTCTTCGCCGCCATCTTCTTGCTCGCTGTCACCATGATGCAGCTTGATAAGCCATTGGACACTGCTAAGCTCTGCTTCTTCGTTTTTTGA